From the genome of Ziziphus jujuba cultivar Dongzao chromosome 6, ASM3175591v1, one region includes:
- the LOC107431227 gene encoding ammonium transporter 3 member 2, whose amino-acid sequence MGWSGFNGGYPFAANVVSSRAVLNTHICAATSLLIWTWWDIFFLKKPSAIGAIQGIMTGLVCITPAAASGTIPWCSMMCLSKKLPFLQKVDDSLGVFHSHGIAGILGGALTGLFAHPQLCNLFLPIPDSNGAFYGGSRGAQFVKQLVGVGFIVGWNVVITSIILLVIRAFIPLRMTEEGLKIGDHAAHGESAYDLTVQAWLNSI is encoded by the exons ATGGGATGGAGTGGTTTCAATGGTGGATATCCTTTTGCAGCTAATGTAGTTTCCTCCAGAGCAGTTCTTAATACACACATATGTGCTGCAACCAGCCTCCTTATATGGACATGGTGGGATATCTTCTTCCTCAAGAAACCCTCTGCTATTGGAGCTATTCAGGGAATAATGACAGGGTTGGTCTGTATAACCCCTGCTGCAG CTTCAGGGACAATTCCTTGGTGCAGCATGATGTGTCTTAGCAAGAAGCTGCCATTTCTGCAAAAGGTTGATGACAGTCTTGGCGTTTTCCATTCTCATGGTATTGCAGGAATCTTGGGTGGGGCTCTGACTGGACTCTTTGCTCATCCACAACTCTGTAACTTGTTCCTTCCAATCCCTGATTCAAACGGAGCATTCTATGGAGGCTCTAGGGGTGCACAATTTGTGAAGCAATTGGTAGGAGTAGGTTTCATTGTAGGATGGAATGTTGTAATTACATCCATTATCTTGCTTGTGATTAGAGCTTTTATTCCGCTGCGAATGACCGAGGAGGGGCTCAAAATTGGAGATCATGCGGCTCATGGTGAATCAGCCTATGATCTTACGGTACAAGCATGGTTGAATTCGATATAA